The following nucleotide sequence is from Aedes aegypti strain LVP_AGWG chromosome 3, AaegL5.0 Primary Assembly, whole genome shotgun sequence.
atctGGAGATTCCTAATGAGCTCTCAAGGTTGCTAGGGCGTCCTCTAATTTTATAGCGGGATAATGTGGATTCCTAGTGATATTTTGAgtattcctggtgaaatcttggtgattttgaaaaggtttctagaagaatttgAGGAGTGCTAGTGGTAacccaataataaaaaaaaatgaaaattttcattggaggcttgagaattttcagcaatattgcAGCGGAATCCAAAAATGCTTATTCCTAGCTAAATCATTAGCGGGATCCTAAGAAATCTAGGCGAGATCCTAAAGATTCCTTATGTGCGATTTCCTGTAGATTCCTTATGTGCACATGAAGATTCCTATCTTGAGTGTTCATAGCGGGACCCTGTAAATTTATGTTGATCTCATAAAGTAAATGttaaacatatatcaagctcaattataactcttttcaagtaaaaattatttgtttgtaattttgtagaatataAATTACAAACCGCATTTATGGAACACCTTATGTTTAAGTTTGTATATGTTTGCCCTCTATGAGATGCTTTCTTTATCAAAAAACGAAGATTAAAGGAACAATTCTAAGCTTActgaatttcgtaaaatttttcGCTTAAGTCTAAAAGTTACACTGATTTTTAATgttcatcaaattaaaaaatatatgctgtTTTGCAATACTCAGcgcttttgttttgtaaatttgTTTTTGTAAGAACACagtaacactttttttttctcgtattcttacacagttttaagcagccctgtcgtcctgcttattcgcgcttagtcgacgactaagaagcttctctcagatatttttttcttaacgccctttgggaaatcagttgaaaattcaagttgtatcatcgacctgaattaatttaactttgttgcatgtagatctggtgcaactaaacgccctgtgtaacacaaatcgaaattgtcaagcagtatcaacgccctggagtaatttgaccttgtcttaatTGGATCAGTTGCATTTAACGTCCTGTAGGATATCATTTGATAATTACaagctatattaacgccctggagtagttttACTTTATTCTTTGTTCTTTACTTTATTCTTTGTTATTCGAGTTCACCTTAATGGTCTGAAGACATCAATTCCTAGttgtattaacgccctggagtattttgactttgctctatgtagatcaggtgcaactcaacgccctgtatgacatcaatcgaccaagctgtatcaacgccctggaatagtttgacgttattccacacagatcttAGCGAGTTAGGGTGCATCTTtatgccctgtagaaaatcaatcaaaatttcttATCTGTATACGCCTGTATACGTCTGTGTACGCCCTGTAGTTATTTGACCTTATTATGTGTATCAGGCgcatcttgacgctctgtaggacatcaattgaaaattacaagttTTATCAACGCTGTGcagtaaagcctgtccacgttaaatttcggacacccaaataatggcaacaaaaaaaagttactcataattcaacaaaaacaattgtttatttcagaataaaagagttatatctacaaaataaacagttgacaaggatgttaatccttctttctgtaaaattctcgaactttccaACTTTGCGAGCCACATTTCGCACAGAAAGATTGGGATTTTTCTCAATAATGGCTACCACCTTCTTATCCATTTGTCGGGAGCATACTTTTCGATTTGTTCCACTTCCAACCTTCCGATCCACAGTCAAGCGCTGgtcaaatgatttgcaaacaCTAAATACCGTACTTTTCGGTAGCTTTAGTTTTTTGGCAAGATCGCGTACCGATAAATTCGGATTTTGCTGCCGTTCAAACAAAATGCGTTTGCGCATTTCCACTTGATTGGACGCCATTTCAGTGAATGTTACGATAATGTAAACATGTTGTACCACGAAATAAAGTGGAGAGTTTCAGCTGTCATATAAGTGAAACGTTTCAGCAATCcgtgaaataattcaaaacctacactgaaaaaaagtgtccgaaatttatcgtggacaggctttaattaaatattgcttcacgtagatcagatgcatctatACTCCCTGTATGACATAAATCGATCAATCTGTGTCTACGTTCTGGAGTAGCTTGACTTtattccacatagatctttgcgagatctggaacatctcaacgccctgaagaaaatcaatcgaaattttcatgctGTATTAACGTTTACTTCAGGACGTActtattccatgtagatcaggtgcatcttgacgctctgtaggacatcaattaaaaattcctagctttatcaacgccctagaaAAATTTGGCTTTATTTCACACAGATCTTTACGAGATCTAGAGCATCTGAACGCTTTGTAGAAAATCAATACAAACCTACGTGTTCCAGGGCGTTGTTAcaccttggagtaatttgagcttattccatgtatatcagacacaacttaacgccctgtaggacatttattgtaaactctaagctggatcaacgccctggaataatttgacctttttccatgtagatcaggtgcatgtgACCGCCAttaatttgataattccaagctgtatcaacgctttGGAGTAAAATTCCACAAAGATCTAGGCGAGATCtgaagcatctttacgccctacagcaaatcaataatttttttttgctgtatcaAACCCCTACGGTcatttgactttatcctatgtagatcatgcgcacctcatagccctgtataacatcaatcgagattgtcaagctgtaacaacgctctggagtaatttgattttgcctcaaatagatgagctgtatcttaacgccctgtagtacCTAACTTAATAAATTCaatgctgtatcaacgccctggagtaatttgttcTTATCCTTTGtcgattaggtgcatcttaacgccctgtagaacgtcaattgtaaattacaggatGTATCAACACCCAGGAGAAATTTGGCAGTATTCCAAATAGATCAGGTGTATTTGAACGTCCTGTATCAAATTAATATTGGTCCTACATCAATAAaaattggtaagctatatcaacgccctggagtaattttactttatttcacctatatctttgcaagatctggaGGCTCATCTTAATGCTCtgtagaaaaataatttaaaattcaaagctttatcaacgccttcAGAAATTTAACCTTAATCACATAGATCAGTTACATCtctacgctctgtaggacaccaattgaaattgtcaagctgtttaaacaccctggagtaatcaggagcaaataaacgccctgtataaaatcaattgaaatttccgaGCTGTGCAACCCCTTGTCACCAcggaattctgaaattctgatatttctGTGGTATATAAATCACTTTTTCGAgtgaaaagaaaaattatgttgaaatttcgaCATAACTTCAGCATGAAACAATATCGATCGAATCATCTCAAGTtactcttgaagtttgatgagatacatgaaattttgaagcagaaaaaaatcatttcatatgATCTAAAGACAATCAATTCGTATTCTTGTTCATTTTGGGCCAATAgttttcatgtgatagtgacgaaaattcattatcaagtacgcatcaaaaacggtatttgctgaaaggattttgaaaacttgctgtaatgaataatcaacaattctaaaatccactaatagatccaacgccaaactattataataaacaatagcgtaatattttgaaatccagggcAATTGTCATTATTTTGCACTTTGATATCACTTTGAAGcgacattttattttaaaatttagagATATATTTGACTGAAGTTCGAACCTCTTgtttaatccaaaaataagGTAAGAACTTTCTAGATGTCCTGCTTTAAGAAATCTTGAGCATTAGTTCGTGAATCTGTTCGGCAATTCCACATAAGCCGCATTTTAAGgcatatttatttcaatcaattacatctctggcgaaattgtttgttcagaAATCTCGTCAGGGGGAAACAGGCATATTAGATAATCCCTCTTACGCTAACTAGCAATTTGAAGAGAAgcttattttttaatacatttcaGGTATTTCTACACGTATCTTCCTTTTCATATATCCTAAAACACAATTCAAACTGAGAAAGTATGCAGCATTTATATGCAATAAATTTGGTCATTCGAAATTtggtcatcttgaattttatcagaaaaaccaTGAATTTCACCATTAGTTGTATATATTTCTCTTACTAATACTTGTTATCTTAAACTAGGCATAAAGAACTATCACTTGAGCCACTTCGTAATACTAAACTACCTAAAGTCAATAGTATAAAAATTAATCTAGCTGATTGTCACCAACGGTTTACTCATCAGCGACTTAGTCAAGCCCATGGCAGAGAGAGATTTCTTCAGACCGCCATCCTTTTTCTTTACAGCCATGGGAGTGATGTATTCCCGGTCACGTATCTGCCGCCGTAAATCGCGATAGTATTCGAGGACCTTTGGATTGGCCCATACCTGTTTGCCGTCAAAATCCAACACTCGGAGGCTGTCCAGGCTCTGAGCTCGACTCAACGCCACGTAAGCTTGACCGGCTTCAAACACCTTGGACAGCGACATCTCGACGCAATCCAGAGTTAAACCTTGGGACTTGTGTATGGAGAAGGCCCAGGCTAGTTTGAGTGGCAACTGCGAACGAGTAACGATGACGGCGCCGGCAGTTTTGATGGACCAATTCTCCGGTTTGACCAGCAAATCGCGCTTCTTAAACTTGACCAAGGGATAACCCTGGACAAAGTTGGTGACTACGCCGCGGGCACCATTCACCAGCCCTTCGGCAATGTTGAGATTCTTCAGCAGCATCACCTGAGCGCCTAGTTTCAGTACGAGTTTCCCAGGCGCTTGAACCTGCTGGTCCAGTTGCTTTGTCATGTAGGCATCACTGTCGATTGCATGATAAGCCTTTTCCTCTCCCGAGAGATTGTTCAGTTTCGATTGATTGATCAGATCGGCATCATTGGTGTGGGAGCAGAGTTGCGTCGCGAGAATTCCTTCCATTTCTATGCGCTGTTTCGAGGTTGCGGTCAGGGTGTCTCGTATCTGCGGGGTCACACGACCGATTCGAATACTGTTGAGGATGCTAACAAAGTTCGAATCCTTCTGACGGTGGACAACCGTTAGTTCGAACGATTGCTGCACACACTCCTGCCAGGCCTTGGTTTCGAACGAAAATCGCATCACGGAATTATCGTCCTGGGTCAGAGCATTCCGCGAGAAGGAGTCCATTCGGAGGGAAGGAGTGCACAATTCGATTTTAATTTTGGGGTCACCTTCAAAAAGCTAACTAAGGGGTCACCCAAAAATGACACCCATCATTTGAGGGAGGGGAGTGGTCTACGAAAGtgcgacagtgcatgtattaggtatcgAAAAAAGCATGACAGAGGGGGGTGGGAGGTCTAGAAATCCCCaaatatgatggacgtcatatttaaaACTTCcctgagaaaaaactgagttagaaaagctgcaaaaactaggtgagcaatggtattagccgtttgaaatgaacgattttctatatttctgaaaacaacatatttcgtacaacaaagtaataaGTATTCAATGGCAGGTTCTTTGTTCGAGTAAACTGTACAATGGGATTCAATTTTGGGtaaaaaatctggtggccatatTGTATTATGaagccatcttgattttaagcaaAAGTATGAGTTATTTAGTATTATGATACATATCATGTTGAAATAAATAACATAAACATTGAGTTTAAGCAAATACTTTCCATTTTGAGAATCTGTGTGAATTTTGATCGTTTGtctctggttttgaagatattccgttGTATATAGAGGGCTCGGcattatccatttttttttaatatataggtgtttctccgtttcacattttaatttcaatgagcattgaacacaaatttaacacatttgtacgtgcatattagttctcatgagtttggaatatatattaatttgatacaattttcttgTGAGACTCCATCATTAATGCCTGGGAGTACAACCGCCTTCTGAGCTATAGCAACACCCTCCTCAAAAGGggatgactaagaagctcaaattttacgacgacagggctggttttaagaaaatgtcgagttgttgaataaaggtcacttatgcgattattgattttacgAGGCCCACTTATACTAATAGTGTACATAAAGCTTCCAAAAGATTATTAAAGATTTTAAGGCGTAAAAAGTATGTAAAACGTTTGTCATAATTAACATTACGGAGCTATAtattcatagcatagtacaaCCTTACGGAAAACTGCTTTGAAGTGAACCGTTCCGAAGTCGCGATGCCATATGATTCCATGAGGATCATGTAATAACATTCTAATAGTGTTTTCCATACCaatagttaaaaataaaatttaaaatatgggttccgattttggcacggttccgtttttggcaacagaaAATATCgactgtatcaacgccctggagtaattttactttatttcacctatatctttgcaagatctggaGGCTCATCTTAATGCTCtgtagaaaaataatttaaaattcaaagctttatcaacgccttcAGAAATTTAACCTTAATCACATAGATCAGTTACATCtctacgctctgtaggacaccaattgaaattgtcaagctgtttaaacaccctggagtaatcaggagcaaataaacgccctgtataaaatcaattgaaatttccgaGCTGTGCAACCCCTTGTCACCAcggaattctgaaattctgatatttctGTGGTATATAAATCACTTTTTCGAgtgaaaagaaaaattatgttgaaatttcgaCATAACTTCAGCATGAAACAATATCGATCGAATCATCTCAAGTtactcttgaagtttgatgagatacatgaaattttgaagcagaaaaaaatcatttcatatgATCTAAAGACAATCAATTCGTATTCTTGTTCATTTTGGGCCAATAgttttcatgtgatagtgacGAAAATTCATTATCAAGTACGCATCAAAAACGGTATTTGCTGAAAGGATTTTGAAAACTTGCTGTAATGAATAATCAACAATTCCGTTCCGAAGTCGCGATGCCATATGATTCCATGAGGATCATGTAATAACATTCTAATAGTGTTTTCCATACCaatagttaaaaataaaatttaaaatatgggttccgattttggcacggttccgtttttggcaacagaaaatatcgactttgttgccaaaaacggaatcccactgtatattgAGTATTTCATTCGGTACTACTTTTGGCACATATCAGGTAGAGTATTTGTTCCTCAGAAATATTATCTTATAATATagtaatataataataatatcttATACTTCAATCAGCTAATTCCAAGGCTAATTAAAAACTACGATGATAATAAATTTTTGAGCTAttaagtggaatacctataaaaagatgaaaaccgaatttagtactttaccatttaattccactacagtttgtatcctttgacagatatgagtattttgacctcaactgtaaggccgtcttcagtatcgtgtactatactcgacttgaagaaaaccatcgtatgcacacataaTACATTTAAACTAGTCATAGTTCCCTACCCTTTTTGTAGAGCTATTACAAGAGGGAAGGGATGTAGTTCATCCAGTAATTCCTACGGagctcctccaagaattctggaaaagattccagaaattcctgcgtATTTCTTGTTCTTGCGGAGtcattcacatttttttgcaaatttcctccaagaattcatgcggagtttcttcaggaacttTAGCGGAGAtcctcaaattaaaaaaaatcttgtggagTCCCTTCTGAAACTCCTGTgggttttctctagaaattccagtggtttacctccaggaatttttcggagttgcttcaggaattcctgcagagtttttccaggaatttctatggatttcttctaggaattcctgcGATACACTGACTAGCCTAGTGATAATGTTCGCGGCTAATGAGCAAGGATGCCTGGGGTCTATGGCAGGTACGGTACCGGATATTTTTGAGTCGACTTGCAAAACAAGAAACTTGACAAAGGAAGCTCACGGAAAATAATTGCTAAATGGGTAAATCTAGAGGTCAGCAAAGCaatgaataaaaataataataaaatgggTGGAAGAAATATTtagcttttaatttttttttcaattacagaCAGAGGTTTGATTAATATCACTGAGGTCCGCCAAATGATTAGTATATTTGACTGCTACAATGAAACATACAAATATATtcaagaaaattcgaaaaaaaaatagttggtTTTGTCACACCAACAACAGGCATATCCCTATCTATAGATATTAAAACGTAGTAGATAAAAAGAGGTGTTTTTTTAGAAGATCGAGATAATAAATATCGGAATTGCAGGAGGAGTTCATTGAAAGGAATTTGATGTAATTCCTTGACGTGCGTGATTAAGAATTCATAGACAAGATACTAACGAATTGAAATTTCGGTATTTCTTATGGATTTATGCAAGTATTATTCCACTATTGAAGTGGAGTGTGAACATacgtagagtggttcaaaaaacgCTTTTGCTCCACATCGCTCATatgattctagatcaaatacTGAGTGGCCTCCCAtagtttgagctcatttggatgaaaactgagactgcacattgaggacagttcggttttgcgtcgtccgatagattttgctcacggttctgcgcgtgttttcggcgccggagattttttttttcctgttttggagcgtcttgctgggtagatatttgggaaggcccaagcaagacggtttgttttcgggacgccaagaagttttgctgccagtgtcagttttgtgttcagtctaGAATGGATttccaactggtgagttcgtttcatgcttatgataacacattttttcttgaaagcgtaacttttatgtaatattgaaacaaactttgtatggttcgtcactataagtgtcggcattatgcttttttcttatacaatttcaatatacatatatttttctctttttgacattaataaaaattatcttttgaattgttcgacattgtgaatgttgacatattttttaaaacttctaccatatcgagacaaaatgcacagtaatactcatatgtcattttcaaacaaactatgtatggttcgtcactaaaagtgtcggaattattcctgtttcaaataatttaaaatatatacatgtaattttcagttttcgtcattaataaaaacgtcttttgaattgttcgacattatagatgttgacgtattttttaaagcttctaccaaaaacttctcgagacaaaaatacaaaactagttttaaatataagttgtatatttcccccttgtccatggatcgcatcaccgaccagaggtggctcccagatcttttcctccctcactaataaacacccttcccgtggtgattgtggagatgcagaggtattctcggtctctagaagcaacaatcattacactctaacattccttccccatcccaactgactgtaagaacttggccggcgccgttattgatcaataaaattagatctgctaaaattgcacttcgaaagtaagcggaaactcccatcccttattcatttggatcgtagtgcaattcttaccagttccgatcaatcacggagtagcaaccattgacatgtacagttagtctatgctatgctatgctatttggatgaaaactgagactgcacaagtcctttaaagtttataggGGAAatactatgagaaaaaaaagtaattcattcaatcggccGTAGTGTTTTACCATGTGCTTTTGGGGATTAGGACAGACATCACTGGATAtgtgcagtaaaacatagtagccatgatttgtatgtggcatctttcgcgccaggtgcagccatgttgcctgttcagaagttaaatgagcactgctgaagaatttgtgactgggtataaatcaataactaattactgagccgtccgatttaaaaacggtcttcgacaaagttgtagccgatgaatgtatctcacagtatcaacgt
It contains:
- the LOC110678090 gene encoding ATP-dependent DNA helicase PIF1-like, which gives rise to MDSFSRNALTQDDNSVMRFSFETKAWQECVQQSFELTVVHRQKDSNFVSILNSIRIGRVTPQIRDTLTATSKQRIEMEGILATQLCSHTNDADLINQSKLNNLSGEEKAYHAIDSDAYMTKQLDQQVQAPGKLVLKLGAQVMLLKNLNIAEGLVNGARGVVTNFVQGYPLVKFKKRDLLVKPENWSIKTAGAVIVTRSQLPLKLAWAFSIHKSQGLTLDCVEMSLSKVFEAGQAYVALSRAQSLDSLRVLDFDGKQVWANPKVLEYYRDLRRQIRDREYITPMAVKKKDGGLKKSLSAMGLTKSLMSKPLVTIS